The following DNA comes from bacterium.
CCGTTTCTGCGCGCGGTCCAGCGCGGCCTGGGCGCGCTGGCGGTCGATGGCGTCGGCCAATTCGGCGGCGTCGGCCAAGATCGTGGCGCGATTGTTCGCCACTTCGATGAACCCGCCGGAAACCGCCATGATGCGCTCATTGCCGTTGGCCATGACGATGGTGAGTTTCCCCGGAACCAACGGCGAAATCAGCGGCGCATGGTGGGCCATCACCCCCAAATACCCCTTGGCGCCGGGCACAATGATCGAAGTGACCGTCTCTTCCAAGACAGTCTCCTCCGGGGTGACAATCGAAAGATGAAAGGATGCCATTGTAATAGGTCCAATAGGACGGCGACGCCCGATTGAGCGTCAGGCCGCCTCCGACTTCATCTTTTCGGCCTGTTCCAGCGCCTCTTCGATCGAGCCGACCATATAGAAGGCCTGCTCGGGGACATCGTCGTGCTTGCCGGAGACCAGCTCCTCGAAGCCGCGGATCGTATCCTCGAGCTTCACATACCGGCCGGTGCGTCCGGTGAACGCCTCGGCGACGAAGAACGGCTGCGAGAGGAAGCGCTGGATGCGGCGGGCGCGCGAGACGATCAACTTGTCGTCCTCGGAGAGTTCCTCCATGCCGAGGATGGCGATGATGTCCTGCAGATCCTTGTAGCGCTGGAGGATGTTCTGCACGGCGCGGGCGACGCGGTAGTGGCGCTCGCCGACGATGTGCGGATCGAGGATGCGCGAGGTCGAATCGAGCGGGTCGACCGCCGGGTAGATGCCCAGCTCGGCGATCTGGCGCGAGAGCACGGTGGTCGCGTCGAGGTGCGTGAACGCAGTCGCCGGCGCCGGGTCGGTCAGGTCGTCGGCGGGCACATAGATCGCCTGCACCGAGGTGATCGAACCGGCCTTGGTCGAGGTGATGCGTTCCTGCAACGCGCCCATTTCGGTGGCCAGTGTCGGCTGGTATCCCACCGCCGACGGCATGCGTCCGAGCAGCGCCGAGACCTCCGAACCCGCCTGCGTGAAGCGGAAGATGTTGTCGATGAAGATGAGGACATCCTGATGCGCCTCATCGCGGAAGTACTCGGCCATGGTCAGGCCGGTCAGGCCGACGCGCAGACGCGCGCCCGGCGGCTCGTTCATCTGGCCGAAGACCATCACCGTCTTCTTGATCACGCCCGACTCGGTCATTTCGCGGTAGAGGTCGTTGCCCTCGCGGGTGCGTTCGCCCACGCCGCAGAAGACCGAATAGCCGCCGTGCTCGGTGGCGATGTTGCGGATGAGTTCCTGAATGATGACGGTCTTGCCGACGCCGGCGCCGCCGAAGAGGCCGACCTTGCCGCCCTTGGAGTAGGGTTCGAGCAGGTCGATGACCTTGATGCCGGTCTCGAGAATCTCGGTCTCGGTGGACTGGTCGGCCAGCGACGGGGCGGGGCGGTGAATCGGATCGCGGCGCGCATTGGGCGGCAACGGCCCCTTGCCGTCGATTGGCGTGCCCAGCAGGTTGAAGATGCGTCCGAGGCATTGCTCGCCGACCGGAACGGCGATCGGACGGCCGGTATCGAGCGCCTTCATGCCGCGCACGAGGCCGTCGGTGGAGGCCAGCGCCACGCAGCGCACGACGTTGTCGCCGATGTGCAGCGCCGCCTCGAGCGTCAGATCAATGCCGCGCTCCTTGTCGACCACGGTGATTGCGTTTAACAGGTTGGGCAGATGGTCGGAATGGAATTCACAGTCGACCGTGGGTCCGATGACCTGAACAACCTTGCCCCAGTTTTCGCCTGCCATGCGTTGATCCTCTCTATCCCTTCGCGTGCGTTCGTGCCATCAGTGTCAGCAATCTGAACCATCGATTCAATTGATTCGGAGTCGTAGGGGCGAATTGCATTCGCCCGTTCCGCCAACTGTGCGAAGGGGCGTATGCAATACGCCCCTATGCGGGCAGGCGGAGTGGTCGTGCCAGGGAATCATATCGCTACTTGATCGCTTCGGCGCCGCCGACGATGTCGAGCAGTTCCTTGGTGATGGCGCCCTGGCGCGCCTTGTTGAATTGCAAGGTCAGCGAATCGATCATCTCGCCGGCCGACTTGGTCGCGGCGCCCATTGCCAGCATCCGGGCGGCGTGCTCGGAGGCAAACGACTCCGAAAGCGCGGTCTGGATGACGGTGGAAGCGTAGCGCGGCATCAGGTCGGAGAAGATGGCGACCGGATCGGGCTCGAAGATGTAATCGGCCACGGTTGTCCCGGCCTGGTCGCCGGGCACAATCGGCAGAAACGGCGCGATGGTGACTTCGCTGCGCGCGGTCGAAATAAACCGCGCGTAGATCAGCTGGATCGCATCGGTCTGGCCGGTGACAAAGCGCTGGGTCAGGTCGTTGGTGATCTGCTTGACCCGCGCCAGGTCCATGTTGCCGCCAAAGTCCAGATGGGCCGCGATAACCGGGGTGGAGCGCTTCTTGAACCAATCGTTGCCGCGCTTGCCGATGCAGACCAACTCGGCGGTCCCCGGCTCATGGCGGCGCAGCGCCTGCGAGGCGCGCCGGATCAAATTGGCGTTGAATGATCCACAGAGACCGCGGTCGGCGGTGATCAGCACGTAGGTTGTCTTCCGTACAGGACGGGCGGCGAAGTATGGATGC
Coding sequences within:
- a CDS encoding F0F1 ATP synthase subunit epsilon, with protein sequence MASFHLSIVTPEETVLEETVTSIIVPGAKGYLGVMAHHAPLISPLVPGKLTIVMANGNERIMAVSGGFIEVANNRATILADAAELADAIDRQRAQAALDRAQKRLRDAAQGDQAWDIDRATAAFHRAKNRLRIIDEVPVRSH
- the atpD gene encoding F0F1 ATP synthase subunit beta; the encoded protein is MAGENWGKVVQVIGPTVDCEFHSDHLPNLLNAITVVDKERGIDLTLEAALHIGDNVVRCVALASTDGLVRGMKALDTGRPIAVPVGEQCLGRIFNLLGTPIDGKGPLPPNARRDPIHRPAPSLADQSTETEILETGIKVIDLLEPYSKGGKVGLFGGAGVGKTVIIQELIRNIATEHGGYSVFCGVGERTREGNDLYREMTESGVIKKTVMVFGQMNEPPGARLRVGLTGLTMAEYFRDEAHQDVLIFIDNIFRFTQAGSEVSALLGRMPSAVGYQPTLATEMGALQERITSTKAGSITSVQAIYVPADDLTDPAPATAFTHLDATTVLSRQIAELGIYPAVDPLDSTSRILDPHIVGERHYRVARAVQNILQRYKDLQDIIAILGMEELSEDDKLIVSRARRIQRFLSQPFFVAEAFTGRTGRYVKLEDTIRGFEELVSGKHDDVPEQAFYMVGSIEEALEQAEKMKSEAA
- the atpG gene encoding ATP synthase F1 subunit gamma: MPSLRDIKRRIRSVNSTKQITKAMEMVSAAKLRKAQTRAEKARPYAEKLELILANLSRAAVQPGGGILHPYFAARPVRKTTYVLITADRGLCGSFNANLIRRASQALRRHEPGTAELVCIGKRGNDWFKKRSTPVIAAHLDFGGNMDLARVKQITNDLTQRFVTGQTDAIQLIYARFISTARSEVTIAPFLPIVPGDQAGTTVADYIFEPDPVAIFSDLMPRYASTVIQTALSESFASEHAARMLAMGAATKSAGEMIDSLTLQFNKARQGAITKELLDIVGGAEAIK